The DNA segment CGTCGCTGTTGACCAGGCGGGCGGCGGCGGGAATGCGCTTGAGGTTGGTGTTGGCCCAGTCGCCGTTGCTGACCACGATATCGGCGTGTAACTCTTCGCCGCTTTCCAGCCGCACGCCGCGCGCCGTCCGCTTGCCGATGGGCCGTTTGACGGGCTGGCCGCGCCCGTCCGTGACCAGAATCTCGTCCACGCCTGCATTCAGGCGAAGCGTGCCGCCCAACTCTTCAAACTTCTGTACGAAGGCACGGACCAAAGCCCCGGTGCCGCCCATCGCGTAGTGGATGCCCCAGGTTTTTTCCACGAAATGGATCATGGCGTAGATGGCTGGAACGCTCAGGGGGTTGCCGCCCACCAGCAGCGTTTCAAAGGAAAAAACCTGCCGCATTTTGGGGTTCTTGAAATACTTGCTGGTAAACGAGAACAGTGTGCGAACCGCGTCCAGGCGCATCAGATCCGGCACCACGCGCAGCATGGACGGCATATCGCCGAAGTGCGTGTACCCTAGCTCCAGAAAGCCGCGCTCGAAGATGGCGCGGGCGTCGGCGTGGAAGCGCTCGTAGCCCTCTAAATCCTCCGGCGCGAGTTCGCTGATCTGGCGGCGGGTGCTTTCTGGATCGCCGTCGTAGTCGAAATAGGTGCCGTCGTCGAAATAAATCCGGTAAAACGGCAGGATCGGCACCAGTTTCACGTAGTCGCGGGTGCGCGGGCCGCCGCTCTCGCCGGACTTGACGCGGGCGTCCTCGGTCAGCGTGTGAGGCGGGTAATCTGGCTCGCCCAGCATCCCCTTGTCGCGTTCCAAAGCGAATAATTCCTCGATGAAATGCGGCACGGTAATAACAGTCGGCCCCATGTCGAACACGTAACCGTCCTCGGTGCGCTTCTGGTAGGCGCGGCCCCCCGGCGCGTCTAAGCGCTCCAGGATGGTGGTGTCGAAGCCCAGGCTTTGCAGGCGGATGCCCAGAGACAGCCCGCCGATGCCGGAGCCGATGATGATGGCGGTCTTGCGCCTGCTGGTGGAGGAAGTGGAGGGGGAAGTCATACTGCGCCCACTACAGCACGTCTGGAGGTTCGACTCTGTAGGAAGGGGTTAAAGACAGAAAGAAGCGGAGGCCCGTTGCTGTGGCCTCCGCTTCTCCTCGTGGTGAAAATCAGCGCACGATGACGGTGAAATCCGCCGGGCGGACCAGCACGCCGTCGCCGTTGAACACCGAGCGGATGGTGTAGTTTCCGGCGGGCACGTTCTGGTTCTCATCATTCTTGCCTTCCCAGCGGATTTTCTGCAACTCCTCAGTCTGGCCAGGGGCCACGTTGGTGCCCACAATTTGCAGCGTGCAGATGGCGTCCTTCGGCGTGGTGCGGACCACCTGACCCGCCGCGTTCAGCACCTCGAAACGCACGTCACACGCGCCGTGTTGCAGGTTGATGGTCTTGTCACCCGTGTTGGTCAAAAGAACATTCCACATGTTCGCCTGACCTGCCTGCACGCTCTGTGGTCCCTCTAACTTGGCGGTGTAGGGCTGCGCCAGCGGGGGGTTGACGGCGGGCAGGGTGGTCACGGTGGGCGGCGTCACGGGAGTTCCTTGGGTGGGAGCTGGGGCTGGAGCCGTGCTGGGCAGTGTTGCGCCGCTCTGGGGCAGGGCGGGAATATCAGTCACGCTGACCTGCGCGTGGGCCTGCATACTCATCAGGGTGCCGCCCAGCAGGGCCAGGGTCAAAACAAGGTTTCTGCTCATGCCCCCAGCCTGACGCCCCGGGCCTGACCCGGGGTGAGACCCGGTAAAGAAAGGGCCATGCGTTCATCAGGCAATCTTCAGCGCCACCACGCTCACCGCAGTAGCTTCAGCACGCCCGCGTACATGGCGACGAATTGTTGCTCGTTTAGCGGTTCGGGGCGGTTCCAGGTGGCGCTGATACACAGTGTTTTGCCCGCCTTCGTGGTGACCTGGGTGGTCAGGTTGATCACGCCGATCTCAGACCCCCCCTTAAAGCTCACACTTCCAAAATCGCCGGGGGTGGCGACACCGGGGTTCAACTGGGTTTCAGGCAGTGCGGCCACATCGGCCATCAGGTGGCATAGACGCTGGTTGCTGGCGAACCATTCCACGTCCTGCGCGGTGGTTTTGCCCTGCGCGAAAAGGCCCGCATTGGGCAGCGGCGCGGTGTCGGCTTTTTTAAGCACTTCCCGCCGCGTGGCCCTGTCCAGCCCCGCCGAACGGTAGGCGCGCAGCAGTTCAAGATTGGCCGGATTCTTGAGGGCGAAGAACTCGCGGGTGCTGGGCATGGCGGTCTGCCCCAGCCGCGTTTCTACCCCTTCGCGCCCTAAGGCCTTCAGCAGCAGGTCCGTGGCGGTGTTATCGCTCTGGGAAATCATGCGGGCAGCCAGATCGCGCAGGGTGTATTTGCTTCCGGCAGGCGCATCTTGCAGGGTGCCGCTGGGCAGGCTCCTGTCGGCGTCGGTCAGCGTGACCTCATCGGTCCATTTTTTCTCACCGCGCGTAATCTGTGCCTGCAACTCACCCAGAATCGCCAGCTTGAAGGCCGAGCCAATCGCCAGCAATGTGCGGCTGTTCAGGTCCACCAGCGGCTGCGGCTTGCCCGCCTCCTGGACCAGCAGGGTGACGCTACCGGGCAGGGCGGCGAAGGCAACACGGGCCTCTTCCAGAGTCTTATAGGTGACGACGGGTTGCAGTTGCAAACCAGTGATCAGGCCCTGGGCGTCCACGGTAATGGCCGTCACATCCACTTGCCCTTTCTCAAAGGTCAGTCGCCAGCCGTTGCCCGGTGGTTCAATGCTCTGGAAAGCACCGTTCTGAGCACGGAGACTGGCGAACTGCGCGGTCAGTCCCTCGGCGCTGACCTGGGCCAGAAACTCCGGGCTAAACAGCGCTGTATCGACGGGATCAGACTTGAACACTTCCTCGATCAGCGCCGCCGCCTTCTCCTGTGCGGCCTGCGTGGCCGTCTGGTCTGCCGCCGCCGAGGCCGGGCCAGGCACCGCGCCGAAGGTGGTCAGCCGTCCCTGATCGTCCAGTGCCGCCGCCGTGATGACCAGTGTGCCGCGCTCATAGACGGCCAGCGGGCGATCCTGCAAGGTGTCCAGCCGGACAAATTTCCCGTACATCCCCGTGATTCCCTTGAACTGTGCGGCGATGGTTTCAAAAGGCACCTGCGTCAGAAAGTCCGGCGCAAACCACTCCGCTCTGATCTCCGGTGTAGATAGTAACCGCGTAATGGCCTCGGTCTGTGTGATGCCCTGCGCCTGTGCCGAAGCCGAGGCAATCAGGGCAATGGTGGTCAGCGACAGCATGGCTTTGTTCATGCCTCCGAATATGGGCTGGGTGGCCGAAAAGTTGCCGCGCATACGCTTCATACGGTCTTAACCGCCTGCCTTCCCCCCACGCGGCCCTATGCCCTAGACTGGACCCATGATCCGCTCTGCACTTACCCCCAGGGGACGCCGCGACTAGCCCACGCTAGAGCGCCCGCCCCCGGCTGTGTTGCGCCGGGGCTTTTTTTGGTCCCCGCCTAGTTTTTGACCCTCAGACTTTTTGACCCTTAGACCTCCGCAGGAGCCATATGACCCAGACCGACGAACAATCCATCAATATTCATGAACCCCGTGCCGAACGTTACAACCCGCACGCCATCGAGCAAAAATGGCAGGACCAGTGGGCCGAGGACGGCCTGTACCGCTTCGACGAGAACGGACCCGGCGAGAAGTTCTATGCCCTGACCATGTTCCCGTACCCCAGCGGCAATCTGCACATCGGCCACTGGTACGCCAACGTCGCCCCCGACGCCCGCGCCCGCTGGATGCGGATGCGCGGCTACAACGTGCTGTTTCCGATGGGCTTTGACGCCTTCGGCCTGCCTGCCGAGAATGCGGCGATCAAGAACAACGTAGACCCGGCGGCGTGGACCTACGGCAACATCAAGTCCATGACCGCGCAGTTTCAGCGCATGGGGACCATGATCGACTGGAGCCGCCAGTTTGCCACCTCTGACCCCGAGTATTACCGCTGGAACCAGTGGTTTTTCACCGAGTTCTTCAAGCGCGGGCTGGCCTACAAGAAGGGCGGTCTGGTCAACTGGTGCCCCAAGGACCAGACCGTGCTGGCCAACGAACAGGTGGTGGGCGGCGCGTGCGAGCGCTGCGGAACCCCCGTGGAACGTCGAAATCTGAACCAGTGGTATCTGAGAATCACTGACTATGCTGACGAACTGCTGGATTTCACAGGTACCGATATGCCCGAGCGCGTGCGGGCCATGCAGACCAACTGGATCGGTAAATCGGTGGGCGCGGAGATCGTGTTCGACACCCCCGCCGGGCCGGAAACGGTGTTTACCACTCGCCCCGACACCATCATGGGCGCAACCTTCCTGGTGCTGGCCCCCGAACATGCCAAGGTGGCTGAACTGACCACCGACGAGCAGCGGGCTACCGTTGAGGCGTACATCGCGGCGGCGGGCCGCAAGACTGACGTGGAACGCCAGCAGGACGTGGGCGAGAAAACGGGCGTGTTCACAGGCAGCTTTGCCACCCATCCCATCGGCGGGCATCAGGTGCCGATCTGGGTGGCGGATTACGTGCTGGTTACCTACGGCACGGGGTCCATCATGGCCGTCCCGGCCCACGACGAGCGCGACTTCGCCTTCGCCCGCAAATTTGGCCTGGACATCACCGAGGTCATCCGCGCCGAAGGTGCTGAGCCGATGGGCGCGGACGCGGAGGCTTCCTACAGTGGCCCCGGCGTGATCGTCAACAGCGGCGAATTTGACGGACTGCCCGGCGGCAAGGTCAGCATTGACGCGGTGATCGAGAAGTTGGAGGCGCAGGGCGTGGCGAAGGCCAAAACCACCTACCGCCTGCGCGACTGGCTGCTGGCCCGGCAGCGTTACTGGGGGACCCCCGTGCCCATCGTCTACTGCCCCGAACACGGCGCACAGCCCGTGCCCGAAGACCAGTTACCGGTCAAGCTGCCTGAATTCAAGGGCTTCACGGCGTCCGGCCAGAGTCCATTAAAGCTAGACCGCGAGTGGGTGCAGACCACCTGTCCCATTTGTAACGGCCCCGCCGAGCGCGACACCGACACGATGGATACCTTCGTGGACAGCAGTTGGTACATGTACCGCTTCCTGTCGCCCCATGATGACAAACATCCTTTTGACCCGGCCAAGGCGAACCTGCTGCCCGTGGACCTGTACACCGGGGGCATCGAACACGCGATTTTGCACCTGCTGTACAGCCGGTTCTGGACCAAGGTGATGCGTGACATGGGCCTGACCACCCAGAACGAGCCGTTCGCCTGGCTGCGAAATCAGGGCATCATTCTGGGCGAGGACGGCGAGAAGATGAGCAAGTCGCGCGGCAACGTCGTCGATCCCGACGATCTGGTGCGCGAGTACGGCGTGGACACGGTGCGGACCTACCTGCTGTTCATCGCGCCGTGGGAGGTGGGCGGCCCCTGGGACCCGCAGGGCATCAACGGCCCGTCCAAGTGGCTGGGCCGCGTGTGGACGCTGTTCTTTGGCGAGCGCACGGCGGGGCCAGACGAGGCCGTGACGGTGGTCGATCTGCGCTACGGCATTCACAGCACCCTGAAGAAGGTCACGGGCGACTTTGACCGCCTGAGCTTCAACACCATCGTCGCCGCGTTGATGGAGTTGACCAATATTCTGGTGCGTGCCCGCCGCTCGCCCGCCTACGCGACCCCGGAATGGGATGAGGCGCTGAACATCTTCAATCTGATGCTGGCCCCGGTGGTTCCGCATATTGCCGAGGAAATCTGGCACGAGCGCGGTCTGGAAGGCAGCGTGCATGTCCAGTCCTGGCCTGCTACCGACGAGGCTGCTGCCGTGCGCGACACCGTAACAATCGGCGTGCAGGTGGGCGGCAAGGTGCGCGGTCAGGTCAGCATTTCCAAGACCGCCACCCAGGACGAGGCTCTGGCCGCCGCCCGTGCCGAGCCGGATGTGGCCCGCTTTCTGGAGGGCAAGGCGGTGGTCAAGGAGATTTACGTGCCGGGGCGGATCATCAATATTGTGGTGAAGTAGCAGGACTGAAAGCGGCGCTCTGAAAGAAATTTCAGAGCGCCGCTTTCAATTCATGTTCAGCGTCAATAGCGGTTCTCCCTGCCTTACGGCAAAGTCACCACCCGCACATTCCCGTCCTTCGCGCTCAGAAAATTCAGCAATTTGCCGTCCGGGCTGACATTCCAGTCGCCCTGCCGCACCTGATCGCCCAGATCGCCCAGTGTGTTCCAGGCGTTCACCTTCACGTCGTACTGCCGCAGCACATGCGCGCCGCCGTCCGTCTTCAGCGGCATCAGTAAGAAGCGTCCCGCGTCGCGCCAGCGGTACGCTCCGTAATCGTTGATCTCGGTGGGGGTGCTGCCTGACGTGCTTTGCAGCCACAGGCCGTTGCGGGCGGCGCTGTCGAAGGAAATCGTGTACAGCACCTGTGCCCCGTTCGGGCTGAGGCTGATGCCCCGGAAGCCCAGCGCCGTCCGCAACGTCTTTTTCACGCCACTGCGGATATTCAGAGTAAGCAGGTCCCGGTCCCGGTTGCCCGGCGCACTCTTGCCCGACAGCAGCAGCGTGTCATCGTCTACCCAGCCGCTGATGCCGCCGCCGTAGAGGGTGGCGACGGTACGCGGGGAACCGAAGGCGTCGGCCACAAAAACCCGTGTGGCGCGGCGGTCATAGTTGCCGCTGGTATCACTGCGGGTGTAGGCCAGCCGCGTCTCGGCATCGTTCCAGGTCACGTCCGCGCCGAAGGTGGGCAGCGTGAAACGCTTGCCATCGACCAGCCGCTCCAGCACCGTCGTTTCCCCGGAACCGGGCCGCACCGCCCAGCGCAATTTGGGCGAGAAATAGGCGATGCTGGAAAACCGGCGCGTCACCTCGCCGCCCGTGGCCGCCACCTGATAAAAGCCAGTGCTGGGGCGTGCGGTCGGCCCGTCCAGAAAAAGCAAGGCTCCCGAATCCGGCGTCCAGACCGTGCCAGGGCAGCACTCGCCACTCAGCACGGCGCGCGAGGGGAGGGTGGCGGCCACGGCAGAGGTGCCTAGCAGCAGTGCTACGAAGGCTAGTTTCACCGCGCACCCTCTGGAGCAATCGGCCAGGGCCGGGCAAACTCGTTGAGCAGGCGGCCCCCACGTATGGCGGCGGGTTGCGAGTCCGGCGTCTGCCATTTGCGCGGAGCGCTGAGGTCATATTCGTAGCCGCGCCCGAAACTGCCCGCCAGCGCCAGCGTGTCCCAGTCGGCGGCGATGTATGGCAGCGGATTAAAGAACCGCTGGTGCGCCCGGTCCCGCAATTCCAGATGCAGGTGCGGCGCGCTGACGCACGTTCCCTGCGAGTCGCCGCTCTGGCCGATGACCTGTCCGCGCGTGATCTTCTGGCCGATTCGCAACGAGGCCCGCTTCAGCAGATGCCCGTACAGGCTGCTCAGGTTGCCCGCATGATCAATTACCACGTTGTGTGGCAGGCTGCCGTGTGGGCCGTCCACTTCGGCCACCACGCCGTCACCGATGGCGCGCACTGGGGTGCCGCACGGCGCGCTGAAATCCAGCCCGGCGTGGATGCCCTGCAAGTTGCCG comes from the Deinococcus sp. AJ005 genome and includes:
- the crtI gene encoding phytoene desaturase family protein, which gives rise to MTSPSTSSTSRRKTAIIIGSGIGGLSLGIRLQSLGFDTTILERLDAPGGRAYQKRTEDGYVFDMGPTVITVPHFIEELFALERDKGMLGEPDYPPHTLTEDARVKSGESGGPRTRDYVKLVPILPFYRIYFDDGTYFDYDGDPESTRRQISELAPEDLEGYERFHADARAIFERGFLELGYTHFGDMPSMLRVVPDLMRLDAVRTLFSFTSKYFKNPKMRQVFSFETLLVGGNPLSVPAIYAMIHFVEKTWGIHYAMGGTGALVRAFVQKFEELGGTLRLNAGVDEILVTDGRGQPVKRPIGKRTARGVRLESGEELHADIVVSNGDWANTNLKRIPAAARLVNSDVRVKAARQSMSLLVIYFGFRDDPARPLDLRHHNIILGPRYEELLTEIFGQKVMSKDFSQYLHVPTLTDSSLAPAGHHAAYTLVPVPHNASGLDWAVEGPKLVDRVYTFLEERGYIPNLRERLTHSEYITPDYFEGTLDSYLGNAFGPEPVLIQSAYFRPHNRSEDIGNMYMVGAGAQPGGGTPSVMMSAKMTARLIADDFGIHKDVRDGVPAAAEAVAREVAGAAD
- a CDS encoding serine hydrolase, with the translated sequence MNKAMLSLTTIALIASASAQAQGITQTEAITRLLSTPEIRAEWFAPDFLTQVPFETIAAQFKGITGMYGKFVRLDTLQDRPLAVYERGTLVITAAALDDQGRLTTFGAVPGPASAAADQTATQAAQEKAAALIEEVFKSDPVDTALFSPEFLAQVSAEGLTAQFASLRAQNGAFQSIEPPGNGWRLTFEKGQVDVTAITVDAQGLITGLQLQPVVTYKTLEEARVAFAALPGSVTLLVQEAGKPQPLVDLNSRTLLAIGSAFKLAILGELQAQITRGEKKWTDEVTLTDADRSLPSGTLQDAPAGSKYTLRDLAARMISQSDNTATDLLLKALGREGVETRLGQTAMPSTREFFALKNPANLELLRAYRSAGLDRATRREVLKKADTAPLPNAGLFAQGKTTAQDVEWFASNQRLCHLMADVAALPETQLNPGVATPGDFGSVSFKGGSEIGVINLTTQVTTKAGKTLCISATWNRPEPLNEQQFVAMYAGVLKLLR
- the leuS gene encoding leucine--tRNA ligase; translated protein: MTQTDEQSINIHEPRAERYNPHAIEQKWQDQWAEDGLYRFDENGPGEKFYALTMFPYPSGNLHIGHWYANVAPDARARWMRMRGYNVLFPMGFDAFGLPAENAAIKNNVDPAAWTYGNIKSMTAQFQRMGTMIDWSRQFATSDPEYYRWNQWFFTEFFKRGLAYKKGGLVNWCPKDQTVLANEQVVGGACERCGTPVERRNLNQWYLRITDYADELLDFTGTDMPERVRAMQTNWIGKSVGAEIVFDTPAGPETVFTTRPDTIMGATFLVLAPEHAKVAELTTDEQRATVEAYIAAAGRKTDVERQQDVGEKTGVFTGSFATHPIGGHQVPIWVADYVLVTYGTGSIMAVPAHDERDFAFARKFGLDITEVIRAEGAEPMGADAEASYSGPGVIVNSGEFDGLPGGKVSIDAVIEKLEAQGVAKAKTTYRLRDWLLARQRYWGTPVPIVYCPEHGAQPVPEDQLPVKLPEFKGFTASGQSPLKLDREWVQTTCPICNGPAERDTDTMDTFVDSSWYMYRFLSPHDDKHPFDPAKANLLPVDLYTGGIEHAILHLLYSRFWTKVMRDMGLTTQNEPFAWLRNQGIILGEDGEKMSKSRGNVVDPDDLVREYGVDTVRTYLLFIAPWEVGGPWDPQGINGPSKWLGRVWTLFFGERTAGPDEAVTVVDLRYGIHSTLKKVTGDFDRLSFNTIVAALMELTNILVRARRSPAYATPEWDEALNIFNLMLAPVVPHIAEEIWHERGLEGSVHVQSWPATDEAAAVRDTVTIGVQVGGKVRGQVSISKTATQDEALAAARAEPDVARFLEGKAVVKEIYVPGRIINIVVK
- a CDS encoding M23 family metallopeptidase; the encoded protein is MFPSLAAAHYAPALPLSAIAPPSRQFGLPFAGAPGPDSWLLGQGYGNTTGAYRQRRSTYGNLQGIHAGLDFSAPCGTPVRAIGDGVVAEVDGPHGSLPHNVVIDHAGNLSSLYGHLLKRASLRIGQKITRGQVIGQSGDSQGTCVSAPHLHLELRDRAHQRFFNPLPYIAADWDTLALAGSFGRGYEYDLSAPRKWQTPDSQPAAIRGGRLLNEFARPWPIAPEGAR